GAAGTGagtcaaatttttttttttcctcttttccttttcttttgttttgtttctgttcttgattttttctctctccctccctctctctcttaatcgaaatgtatatatatatatagaaagAGAGCGGGAGAATAAGTAAATGTGTCTTGTTGGAGAGGAAAGGAGAGGCACGCGAATTTAAGATAAAATGTCGCACAATATATGTCGCAAATCACTAACATGACATTACTCTCCATTATTCTACATTACTCTGTAGTATtctacatatatattttgaCAAGCCCTAGGATCTTTCTAACCAGCTTCGTGATTCCCACCAATTGTCATCATTAATTATATCAACATGGTACTCCTTTATCTCagctttttttctcatctTTTCTTGTCTCTGCTTTTGTCTCGCACTTAGTTGTTTGatctcatcatcatcattacaTTCCTTGCTATTCACAATCTCCCTAACAAATATTGTTCCTTTTCTGAAAATTTCGGGCTCATTATTATAGTTTATACCGCATTCCTTGAACAAAATCTCATTCTTGTCTGAAGAAACCGTTCCCATAAGCTTATTTTCAGCTTCTTGTCCCGTGAGCCCGAGTTTCTCAACCAAGTTCCAAAACGTTGTATTGTACAAATTGTTGATATGACAATCAACCTGTCGCCAACTGAAATAGTCCCTTACAGTTCTAAAGTTTGGGTAGGTCACTGCTCTAGCGTCAAATGTTGGAATCATCTCTAATTGAATCAGTTTTTCTGGATATCGCTGGTTCCAAAAGTGCATATAATACGTGCTCATTAAGCTTGCAAATAAGGTGCACAACTTCATCTCTCTACGTTCGTAAAGCTCACATGATCGACGTAATAGAAAACTATACTCATCTGAATCGCCATACGCAAGAAGCACATCGCTGTATCGGTGCATTATCTGCATTGCAGCAGCATTCATCACTTGCAATGCGCCCAAATCATTAGGCTTTGCAAAGTCATAGTATTTCGAAAACTTGTGAAAGCCTTTCCCATCAACACGGATAACTATATACGTTTCGGGAAGCAAGTAGTTCTCCCGTTCAAATGCTTTGACATATTCATATTTTGAATTGGCCATTCTAGTTTTAGcttggaaaaggaaaaggggTTTGGTATAATCTTCTGTTTTACGTTGAAATACAAAGATTGAAAGTTTTTTGGCATCCAATTTGAATCTTctatgttttttatttttatttttattctattttttttttttttttactctatttttattttaatttttataaattttttttaattcccCTTCTCTCCATCAGTCTCATTAACCCACTCACTTTgtatacaatttttttttcttctatgTGCGCATTGGTTCATCATCAATCGAATCTCATCTCCAAATTTTCAGTTCCCATTCTCAAACATATCCTACACATTCATACAATTACATTATTCTCTTTCACAATACTAAATAGCATCTAATTTCATAAGTCTCTACCCCCCCACCCCtaccacttttttttccatcatattcttcttcttctttccaaCAATGCCACATGCAGACTTTAGAACtttagaaagagaagagcgGTTTCAAAACCCGCCAAAGGACAAGTCtgcttttcctttattgCAGAATGCCGTGGCACCACATATTGGCTCGTTCAACGCCTTGACTGATGGACCAGATGGAGGGTTGTTGAACATTGCTGTTAAGGATATTGGTGCCAAGACTATTTTTGACTCAACAGACGAGGAGAGATTGGGCAATAAATTGAAGATCTGGGTTGAGTCAGTCTCTTTGGCCAAGCCTAGTGTTGCTAGTACCGATAGATTATCCGTAAACAGAAAAACTTTCCCCTCAGAATGCAGAGAAAGAATGACCACTTATAGAGCAAAGCTTGTTTTGAATGTTGCGTGGACCATTAATGACGGCGAACAGCATAATATGATTAGAGAAGCTGGCCAGATCCCCATTATGGTCAAAACCAATAGATGTCACTTGGAGAAATTGTCGCCTGAACAGTTGGTGCAAGCAAAGGAAGAGAGTGACGAGCTTGGTGGATACTTCATTGTTAATggtattgaaaaattaattcGTATGTTGATTGTGCAAAGGCGAAATCACCCAATGGCGCTTATTCGTCCTTCCTTTGGTAATAGAGGTGCATCGTACTCCAAGTTTGGTATTCAAATACGTTGTGTTCGTCCAGATCAAACATCACAAACCAATGTGTTGCACTACTTGAATGATGGTAATGTTACCTTTAGATTCTCTTGGAGGAAAAACGAATACTTGGTGCcagtaatgatgattttgaaaGCACTTGTTGAAACCAACGATCGTGAAATTTTCGATGGTATTGTTGGACACGACACTCAAAACTCGTTTTTAACTGATCGTCTTGAACTTTTGTTGAGAACTTATAAATCTTACAATTTGAACTCACAGCAAGAAACTTTGGCATACTTGGGTGACAAGTTTAGAGTTGTTCTTGGTGCAACTCCCGACGTTTCTGACATTGAAGTTGGAAAAGAATTGTTGAACAGAATTGTGCTTGTGCATTTGGACAAGAATGAAGACAAGTTTagaatgttgttgtttatgaTTAGAAAATTGTACTCGCTAGTTGCTGGAGATTGTGCACCAGATAACCCTGATGCAACACAACATCAAGAAGTGCTTTTGGGTGGTTTCTTGTATGGTATGATTATCAAAGAGAAAATCGATGAGTATTTGCAAAACTTCAAATTACAGGTTCAATCTGACCTAAACAGAGGTGTCGGTGTCAACTTTGAAAACCAGAAATACATGACACGAGTATTTTCAAGAATCAATGAAAATATTGGTCAAAAATTACAATATTTCCTTTCCACAGGTAATTTGGTGTCGCAATCTGGTCTTGATTTACAACAAGTATCGGGTTACACTGTTGTCGccgaaaaaattaatttcCACCGTTTTATTTCGCATTTTAGAATGGTCCACAGAGGTGCATTCTTTGCCGAGTTGAAAACCACTACTGTTCGTAAATTGCTTCCAGAATCATGGGGTTTCTTGTGTCCTGTGCATACACCGGATGGTTCTCCATGTGGTTTGCTTAATCACTTGTCACACAAATGTGTTATTGCCACTACTGCATCGGACGTTTCTCAAGTTCCAAAAGCATTAACCCAATTGGGTGTTTTGCCAGCTAATGCTTATGCTGCTGGTCCAGATTTATGTGTTGTTCAACTAGATGGTAAAATTGTAGGATGGACTACTCACGAACAAGGTAAAATCATTGCAGATACTTTGCGTTTTTGGAAGGTTGAAGGAAGCCACGGTTTGCCTTTGGATTTAGAAATTGGTTACGTTCCACCTTCAGTTAATGGTCAGTACCCAGGTCTTTACATCTTTGGTGGTCATTCTAGAATGATGAGACCAGTGAAGTATTTGCCATTGGGTAAAGAGGATATTGTTGGTCCATTTGAACAAGTTTACATGAACGTTGCAGTTACCCCCgaagaaattgagaatAACGTTCACTCGCATGTGGAGTTTTCACCAACCAATATCTTATCGATCTTGGCCAATCTTACCCCATTTTCGGATTTCAATCAATCCCCAAGAAATATGTATCAATGTCAAATGGGTAAGCAAACTATGGGTACTCCAGGTACAGCATTGGTGCATAGATCTGACAATAAGCTTTATAGATTGCAAACCGGTCAAACACCAATTGTCAAGGCCAATTTGTACGACGAGTATGGAATGGACAATTTCCCCAATGGTATGAATGCAATTGTTGCTGTTATTTCCTATACCGGTTATGATATGGATGATGCAATGATTATCAACAAGTCATCTGATGAACGTGGGTTTGGTTATGGTACCGTGTACAAggttgaaaaagttgatttAGGACaatcaagaagaaaaggtgATCCAATCTCACAAcattttggatttggagATGACGAGTGGCCTGAGACATGGAAGGAGAAACTTGATGACGATGGATTGCCACTCATTGGTGTTAAGGTGGAAGAAGGAGATCCAATTGTTGCATACTTTGACGACACCTTGGGTAAAACCAAGGTCAAGACATACCACTCTTCAGAGCCTGCATATATCGAAGAAGTCAAATTACTTGGAGATGATGCTGGTGACAAAGAAGCACAACAAATTACAATCAAGTACAGAATCACAAGACAGCCTCAAATTGGTGACAAGTTTTCCTCGAGGCACGGTCAAAAGGGTGTTTTATCGAGAAAGTGGCCACAGATAGATATGCCATTCACCGAAAGTGGAATGCAGCCAGATGTCATTATCAACCCACATGCTTTCCCCTCTCGTATGACAATCGGTATGTTTGTTGAATCGCTTGCTGGTAAGGCAGGTGCATTACATGGTATCGCACAAGATTCCACGCCTTGGAAGTTTAGTGAATCTGACACGCCGGCAGACTATTTTGGTGATCAATTGTTGAAAGCCGGGTACAATTTCCACGGTAACGAACCTATGTACTCCGGTGCGACTGGTGAAGAGTTGAGGTGTGATATCTACATTGGATGTGTTTACTATCAAAGATTGAGACATATGGTCAATGACAAGTTCCAAGTTAGATCAACTGGTCCTGTGAACTCATTGACCATGCAACCTGTGAAAGGTAGAAAGAGATCTGGTGGTATCCGTGTCGGTGAGATGGAGAGAGATGCATTGATTGGTCACGGTACAGCATTTTTGCTTCAAGACCGTTTATTGAACTGTTCAGATTATGCACAAACATCGGTTTGTCGAACATGTGGATCTATCTTGACCACACAGACATCGGTGCCTCGTATTGGTGCTATGGCTTCCATAAGGTGCAGAAGATGTTCGGTAAGATTAGACAAATACAAAGGTTTTGCTAAGGACTCTGAGATCTGGGAAGATGGTCATAATGTGAAATGGGTCGGTGGTGACAACACTACAACCGTTGCCATACCATTTGTTTTGAAGTATTTGGACAGTGAACTATCTGCGATGGGTATCAAGATGCGTTACAACGTTGAGCCAAAGTAAACTAGTGattagagagagagagagagagagagagagagagagagcaaaaaaataaaaataacaaacaaTAAATCATACAAAATAATCGATTTTGAATATGTATATTATAGACGTTTGAAATTATATTCAatcctttgtttttattcttaTCTGTTAACCTTTAACttactttttctatttctctttacttgatctctttttatttcctctCCAGCCAACCCCCatcctttctctttcttttgtaaaaGATTATGGTTAGTACATTCTACGTCaccttgtttttcttttccttcctaTTCTCGATACACTCAAGTTTCTCGCGATACAATTATTACATTTGTTGAGTTGGAATTCTCCAAAATGTACTTTGCATTCTGCAAGTCGCTTCCATCGGCTCTTTCGATAGCCTCTTGTTCGTTCTTGGCAATTCCAGCTTCTAAGTGTCGCTTTATAATCCTTGCCCTTACCAATTGCTCGGGTGTTGTAATGAACCATGTATCATCGGCCAACTCGCCTATTCTGTTCCAAATATCATCTTT
This DNA window, taken from Lodderomyces elongisporus chromosome 7, complete sequence, encodes the following:
- the THG1 gene encoding tRNA-His guanylyltransferase (BUSCO:EOG09264G0H), translated to MANSKYEYVKAFERENYLLPETYIVIRVDGKGFHKFSKYYDFAKPNDLGALQVMNAAAMQIMHRYSDVLLAYGDSDEYSFLLRRSCELYERREMKLCTLFASLMSTYYMHFWNQRYPEKSIQLEMIPTFDARAVTYPNFRTVRDYFSWRQVDCHINNLYNTTFWNLVEKLGLTGQEAENKLMGTVSSDKNEILFKECGINYNNEPEIFRKGTIFVREIVNSKECNDDDEIKQLSARQKQRQEKMRKKAEIKEYHVDIINDDNWWESRSWLERS